A region from the Polaribacter sp. Hel1_33_78 genome encodes:
- a CDS encoding ABC transporter ATP-binding protein: MKNLLEIKNVIKNYGDFRALNDVSIHIPEGSVYGLLGPNGAGKTSLIRIINQITMPDSGSVMLDGEFLAPKHTADIGYLPEERGLYKSMKVGEQALYLAQLKGLSKSEARKRLKYWFDKFDISAWWGKKIEELSKGMAQKVQFIVTVLHEPKLLIFDEPFSGFDPINAQLIAQEILQLRDKGATIIFSTHRMESVEEMCDEIALIDKSNKILDGKLNDIKRQFKTHTFQVGLNTLNPKEVKASLKQNFDVLPADFKLLGNELTLNVKLGNNNSANELLSFLTSRGEVQHFVELIPNANDIFIQAINKNN; the protein is encoded by the coding sequence ATGAAGAATTTATTAGAAATTAAAAATGTTATAAAAAATTATGGAGATTTTAGAGCGTTAAATGATGTCTCTATTCATATTCCAGAAGGAAGTGTATACGGATTATTAGGGCCAAACGGAGCTGGTAAAACCTCGTTAATAAGAATTATAAACCAGATAACAATGCCAGATTCAGGATCTGTTATGTTAGATGGTGAGTTTTTGGCACCAAAGCATACAGCAGATATTGGCTACTTGCCAGAAGAACGTGGTTTGTATAAATCTATGAAAGTTGGCGAACAAGCTTTGTATTTAGCTCAGTTAAAAGGATTAAGTAAGTCCGAAGCAAGAAAACGCTTAAAATATTGGTTTGACAAATTTGATATTTCTGCTTGGTGGGGGAAAAAAATTGAAGAGCTCTCGAAAGGAATGGCCCAAAAAGTACAGTTTATAGTGACTGTATTACATGAGCCAAAATTGTTGATTTTTGATGAACCTTTTTCGGGGTTTGATCCGATAAATGCGCAGTTAATTGCTCAAGAAATTTTACAATTACGAGATAAAGGTGCAACCATTATTTTTTCTACGCATAGAATGGAATCTGTTGAGGAAATGTGTGATGAAATTGCATTGATCGATAAATCGAATAAAATTTTAGATGGAAAATTAAATGATATCAAACGTCAATTTAAGACCCATACTTTTCAGGTAGGGTTAAATACTTTAAACCCTAAAGAGGTGAAGGCTTCCTTAAAACAAAATTTTGATGTCTTACCTGCAGATTTTAAATTATTAGGAAATGAGTTAACATTAAATGTGAAATTAGGAAATAATAATTCTGCAAACGAATTATTATCATTTTTAACAAGTAGAGGTGAAGTGCAGCATTTCGTTGAGTTGATTCCAAATGCAAATGATATTTTTATTCAAGCAATAAATAAAAACAATTAG
- a CDS encoding MarR family winged helix-turn-helix transcriptional regulator has product MDKNKSIDHQLRATWQAVAKMYNEQAANYGSTMSSAFVLLTIDKQNSTPSTALGPLMGMEPTSLSRVLKSMEDKGAIYREKNPDDGRSVIIKLTDYGLEMRKFSKNHVYQFNNVVREYVTEQELESFFKVTSTINKLIADKNIYKSSNQEK; this is encoded by the coding sequence ATGGATAAAAATAAATCTATAGATCATCAATTAAGAGCCACGTGGCAAGCAGTTGCAAAAATGTATAATGAGCAAGCTGCGAACTACGGCAGCACAATGTCTTCTGCCTTTGTTTTGCTCACTATTGACAAACAAAATAGCACACCTTCTACGGCTCTTGGACCACTCATGGGAATGGAACCAACAAGTCTCTCTAGAGTTTTAAAGTCGATGGAAGATAAAGGGGCTATTTATAGAGAAAAAAATCCAGATGATGGTCGAAGTGTAATTATTAAGTTAACTGATTATGGCTTAGAAATGCGAAAGTTTTCTAAAAACCATGTTTACCAATTTAATAATGTGGTTAGAGAGTATGTTACAGAGCAAGAACTCGAGAGTTTCTTTAAAGTAACTTCCACAATTAATAAGTTAATTGCAGATAAAAATATTTATAAATCAAGTAATCAAGAAAAATAA